A genomic window from Longimicrobiaceae bacterium includes:
- a CDS encoding MarR family transcriptional regulator, with protein MTAHDQTDDQALALKLWVVLSRAHAAIEAHAVAQVARHGLTLTEFGIMEALFHRGPMLLGEVQRRILVSSGGITYLVDRLERKGLVERRECAEDRRARYAALTERGETVIREIFPEHAQHLEHALGGLDAAEKEQAIRLLRTLGTHAAKEKPLGADGE; from the coding sequence ATGACGGCCCACGACCAGACGGACGACCAGGCGCTCGCGCTCAAGCTGTGGGTGGTGCTCTCGCGGGCCCACGCGGCCATCGAGGCGCACGCCGTCGCGCAGGTCGCCCGGCACGGGCTGACGCTGACGGAGTTCGGGATCATGGAGGCGCTCTTCCATCGGGGCCCCATGCTGCTGGGCGAGGTGCAGCGGCGGATCCTGGTCTCCAGCGGCGGGATCACCTACCTGGTGGACCGCCTGGAGCGGAAGGGGCTGGTCGAGCGGCGGGAATGCGCAGAGGACCGGCGCGCCCGGTACGCCGCGCTGACGGAGCGGGGCGAGACCGTCATCCGGGAGATCTTCCCGGAGCACGCGCAGCACCTGGAGCACGCGCTCGGCGGGCTGGACGCGGCGGAGAAGGAGCAGGCCATCCGGCTGCTGCGCACGCTGGGAACGCACGCGGCGAAGGAGAAGCCGCTCGGAGCGGACGGGGAGTGA